A genomic region of Zea mays cultivar B73 chromosome 6, Zm-B73-REFERENCE-NAM-5.0, whole genome shotgun sequence contains the following coding sequences:
- the LOC541680 gene encoding Protein NOI4 — protein MAEESGRPLPKFGEWDVNDPASADGFTVIFNKARDEKKGGNGQDTDSPSKDPRTERVESYAAKPSTKKWFCCVTASPTQS, from the exons ATGGCG GAGGAATCAGGCCGTCCCTTGCCAAAGTTTGGTGAATGGGATGTCAACGATCCGGCTTCCGCAGACGGATTTACTGTCATATTCAACAAAGCCAGAGATGAGAAGAAGGGTGGGAATGGTCAAGACACAGACTCACCTTCCAAGGACCCCAGGACTGAGAGGGTGGAGTCTTATGCTGCAAAACCAAGCACG AAGAAATGGTTTTGTTGTGTGACAGCCAGCCCTACGCAATCCTGA